The Drosophila mauritiana strain mau12 chromosome 2R, ASM438214v1, whole genome shotgun sequence genome has a segment encoding these proteins:
- the LOC117137591 gene encoding nucleoporin seh1: MFDVEPIIADHKDVIHDVVFDYYGRRMATCSSDQTVKIWDEDGQGKWNVTSSWKAHSGSIWRVSWAHPEFGQVVATCSFDRTASVWEEVIGDKVSATNTPTRRWVRRTTLVDSRTSVTDVEFAPKYLGLLLATASADGIIRIYEAPDIMNLSQWPVQHEISNKLPLSCLSWNTSTYMVTQLLAAGSDEAATPTGKVFLFAYSENSRKCVKIDTVNDITDPVTDVAFAPNAGRTFHMLAVASKDLYIVNLRGVTDATDISKLDIQTIKFSEHNCPVWRVCWNMLATMLISTGDDGCVRLWRMNYNRQWRCAAVLKAEGSGPTYEPAPPTPTLATTASATAKFYKKGTIGNQVPWH; this comes from the exons ATGTTCGACGTTGAACCGATTATTGCCGACCACAAGGATGTGATACACGACGTGGTATTCGATTACTACGGCCGCAGGATGGCTACCTGTTCCAGCGATCAGACCGTCAAG ATTTGGGACGAGGATGGGCAGGGCAAGTGGAATGTCACGAGCAGCTGGAAAGCACACTCCGGCTCCATTTGGCGCGTTTCCTGGGCGCATCCGGAATTTGGCCAGGTTGTGGCCACCTGCTCCTTCGATCGCACAGCCTCCGTTTGGGAGGAGGTGATTGGCGACAAGGTATCCGCCACCAATACCCCCACTCGCCGCTGGGTGCGCCGCACCACCCTTGTGGACTCGCGGACCAGTGTCACGGATGTGGAGTTTGCGCCTAAGTACCTGGGACTCCTGCTGGCCACCGCTTCCGCCGACGGCATCATTCGCATCTATGAGGCCCCGGACATTATGAACCTCTCGCAGTGGCCCGTGCAGCACGAGATTAGCAACAAATTGCCGCTGAGCTGTTTGTCCTGGAACACTTCCACTTACATGGTCACCCAGCTGCTGGCG GCGGGCAGTGACGAGGCGGCCACGCCTACTGGCAAGGTGTTCTTGTTTGCCTACAGCGAGAATTCCCGGAAGTGCGTTAAAATCGATACTGTCAATGATATAACCGATCCGGTCACGGATGTGGCCTTTGCTCCAAATGCCGGACGCACCTTCCACATGCTGGCCGTGGCCAGCAAGGATCTTTATATTGTGAACTTGCGGGGTGTAAC GGACGCCACTGACATCTCCAAGCTGGACATTCAGACCATTAAGTTTAGCGAGCACAATTGCCCAGTGTGGCGCGTCTGCTGGAATATGCTGGCCACGATGCTGATCTCCACGGGCGACGACGGTTGTGTGCGTCTGTGGCGAATGAACTACAACCGGCAGTGGCGCTGTGCCGCCGTCTTGAAGGCAGAGGGCAGCGGACCCACCTACGAGCCTGCTCCGCCCACTCCGACACTGGCCACTACCGCCTCGGCCACGGCCAAGTTCTACAAGAAGGGCACCATCGGCAACCAGGTGCCGTGGCACTGA